The following proteins come from a genomic window of Sardina pilchardus chromosome 13, fSarPil1.1, whole genome shotgun sequence:
- the prss16 gene encoding thymus-specific serine protease, which yields MYLSTSRLIVIICLLNYVCAGRLLWRSKERVRRARYHKAKQHLLRHALTGHPLESHAKDGVIHQELDHFDSNRKDTFPQRFYVNEKYWEEPDGPIFLFIGGEAPISEVDVLAGHHVDMAEEHGALLVALEHRFYGESMNPGGLETEDLADLSSQQALADLVTFHRYISDRFRLSDKNPWITFGGSYGGSLAAWMRGKFPHLIYGAVASSAPVEAKLDFSTYNKVVGLSLMDEEVGGSAKCVGDVWEAFAAVEAALMGGNETQVGKDFSCCDTPSSLDDQIELLGSLADLIASTVELNDIEGGMSIEELCTLMTNQSEAYEEETEAYDRLINLMDVYREVEDLPCLLSSHEDILEALRNATEAEDGTSERQWYYQMCTEFGFFQTCEDASCPFSRMLTLRSDTELCTELFGIPQDRLPGHIAFTNMYYGGKDPESHRILYVNGQIDPWHEVSVTSNGTWLNRDRAIFIKGASHCADMQEEDKTDSAALRQAREAIESHVAMWLKTAAWEKMMG from the exons ATGTATTTGTCAACAAGTCGCTTGATAGTCATAATTTGCCTTCTGAACTACGTCTGTGCAG GACGTCTTCTTTGGCGAAGCAAAGAACGTGTTCGTCGAGCACGGTATCACAAGGCCAAGCAACATCTGTTGAGGCATGCTTTAACAGGACATCCACTCGAAAGCCATGCCAAAGACGGCGTTATCCATCAGGAACTGGATCATTTTGATAGCAATCGCAAGGACACATTTCCTCAG AgattctatgtgaatgaaaagTATTGGGAGGAACCCGATGGACCGATCTTTCTTTTCATTGGAGGAGAAGCTCCAATCTCAGAAGTAGATGTTTTGGCAG GGCACCATGTTGACATGGCAGAGGAGCACGGAGCACTGCTTGTGGCCCTAGAGCACCGTTTCTATGGCGAGAGCATGAATCCTGGGGGTCTTGAAACAGAGGACCTGGCTGACCTGTCCAGCCAACAAGC TCTTGCAGATCTGGTCACATTCCATCGCTACATCTCGGATCGTTTTCGCCTTTCCGATAAAAACCCCTGGATCACCTTTGGGGGCTCCTATGGGGGATCTCTTGCTGCCTGGATGCGGGGCAAG TTCCCTCACCTCATCTATGGTGCCGtggcctcctctgctcctgttgAAGCCAAACTGGATTTTTCCACTTACAACAAA GTTGTGGGACTGAGCTTAATGGATGAGGAAGTTGGAGGCTCTGCTAAG TGTGTGGGAGATGTTTGGGAGGCCTTTGCTGCTGTGGAGGCTGCCCTTATGGGGGGGAATGAGACCCAGGTGGGGAAGGACTTCTCTTGCTGTGACACCCCCAGCAGCCTGGATGACCAGATCGAGCTGCTCGGCAGCCTGGCTGACCTCATCGCTAGCACTGTGGAGCTCAATGACATTGAAGGAGGCATGTCCATCGAGGAGCTCTGCACCCTGATGACCAATCAGAGTGAGGCATACGAGGAAGAAACCGAGGCGTATGACCGTTTGATCAATCTTATGGAC GTCTACAGGGAGGTGGAGGACCTGCCCTGCCTGCTGTCCTCTCATGAGGACATACTGGAAGCGCTGAGAAACGCCACTGAAGCTGAGGACGGCACCTCAGAGCGCCAGTGGTACTACCAGATGTGCACTGAGTTTGGCTTCT tccagaCCTGCGAGGACGCCTCCTGTCCCTTCTCCCGCATGTTGACTCTGCGCTCGGACACAGAGCTGTGCACTGAGCTCTTCGGCATCCCCCAGGACAGGCTGCCGGGCCACATCGCCTTCACCAACATGTACTACGGAGGGAAAGACCCCGAGAGCCACAGGATCCTCTATGTCAACG GCCAGATTGACCCCTGGCATGAGGTCAGTGTGACCAGCAACGGCACCTGGTTGAATAGGGACCGTGCCATCTTCATCAAGGGCGCCTCCCACTGCGCTGACatgcaggaggaggacaagacAGACAGCGCTGCCCTGCGCCAGGCCAGAGAG GCGATTGAGAGCCACGTGGCCATGTGGCTGAAGACTGCTGCGTGGGAGAAGATGATGGGCTGA